One window of the Lactobacillus sp. PV034 genome contains the following:
- a CDS encoding proline--tRNA ligase, producing MRQSKFFMPTLKEAPADAVAESHKLMIRGGYIRQVTAGVYAYLPLGYRVLRKAENIMEEEMDKINVPEMLMPHFLPASLWEESGRLPKYGPEMFRLKDRHDRESLLGPTHEETFTEIIAKNLKSYKQMPIALYQIQTKFRDENRPRFGLLRGREFIMLDAYSFASTQEQLDQQFDDEKQAFKNIFRRAGVDIRPVIADSGTMGGKNSTEFQAPAAIGEDTIATNEKGTYAANLEMAKSIDTFKQDPEDPKELNKVATPGMDTIEKLADFLNIPTTRIVKSVLFIADDQKVLVLIRGDKDINEVKLGNILDADEVREATPEELVEITGSEKGGVGPVNADWADKIIADETVKNLYNVVVGANETDYQFENANLDRDFKVDEFADIRTANEGEPDPIDQLPLQFTTSIEVGHIFKLGTYYTNTMGADFLDQNGKTQPVIMGSYGIGVTRMLSAAVEQHLTENGIAWPKEIAPFTIHLIQMKMKDETQTQLAERLEKELSTKYDILYDDRNVRPGVKFNDADLVGAPIRITVGRDAAENMIEVKQPTDDAATKISVDELEAYITDKLG from the coding sequence ATGCGTCAATCTAAATTTTTTATGCCTACTTTAAAAGAGGCACCTGCAGATGCAGTAGCAGAAAGTCATAAGTTAATGATTCGTGGTGGCTATATTCGCCAAGTTACAGCTGGTGTTTATGCTTACTTACCACTTGGCTATCGTGTTTTACGTAAGGCCGAAAACATTATGGAAGAAGAAATGGACAAGATTAATGTTCCCGAAATGTTAATGCCTCATTTCTTACCTGCTAGTCTTTGGGAAGAGTCTGGGCGTCTACCAAAATATGGTCCAGAAATGTTTAGACTTAAGGATCGCCATGATCGTGAAAGTTTATTAGGGCCTACTCACGAAGAAACATTTACTGAAATTATTGCTAAGAATTTGAAGAGCTACAAGCAAATGCCAATTGCTCTTTACCAAATTCAAACTAAATTCCGTGATGAAAACAGACCTCGTTTTGGTTTATTACGTGGTCGTGAATTCATTATGCTTGATGCTTATAGTTTTGCTTCAACTCAAGAACAATTGGATCAGCAATTTGATGATGAAAAGCAAGCATTTAAAAATATCTTCAGAAGAGCTGGAGTAGATATTCGTCCTGTTATTGCTGACTCTGGGACAATGGGTGGTAAAAACTCAACCGAATTTCAAGCTCCAGCAGCTATTGGTGAAGATACAATTGCAACTAATGAAAAAGGAACTTATGCAGCTAACCTCGAAATGGCCAAGAGTATTGATACTTTCAAGCAAGATCCTGAAGATCCTAAAGAATTGAATAAAGTAGCAACTCCAGGTATGGATACTATTGAAAAATTAGCTGACTTCTTAAATATTCCTACAACTAGAATTGTGAAAAGTGTCTTGTTTATTGCCGATGATCAAAAAGTTTTAGTGTTAATTCGTGGTGATAAAGATATCAATGAAGTTAAACTTGGTAATATTCTTGATGCTGATGAAGTAAGAGAAGCTACCCCGGAAGAATTAGTTGAAATCACTGGAAGTGAAAAGGGTGGCGTTGGTCCAGTTAATGCAGATTGGGCTGATAAAATCATTGCTGATGAAACAGTTAAGAATCTTTATAATGTAGTAGTTGGTGCTAATGAAACTGATTATCAATTTGAAAATGCAAATCTAGATCGTGATTTCAAAGTCGATGAATTTGCTGATATTAGAACTGCTAATGAAGGTGAACCAGATCCTATTGATCAATTACCACTTCAATTTACTACTTCAATTGAAGTAGGTCACATCTTTAAGCTCGGTACATATTACACAAATACTATGGGTGCGGATTTCTTAGATCAAAATGGTAAAACTCAACCTGTAATTATGGGTTCTTATGGAATTGGAGTTACCAGAATGCTTTCAGCAGCTGTGGAACAACATTTAACTGAAAATGGTATTGCGTGGCCAAAAGAAATTGCACCATTCACTATTCATTTAATTCAAATGAAGATGAAGGATGAAACTCAAACTCAATTAGCAGAAAGACTTGAAAAAGAATTATCAACCAAGTATGATATCTTATACGATGATAGAAACGTCCGTCCAGGTGTTAAGTTTAATGATGCCGATTTAGTAGGGGCACCAATTCGAATTACTGTGGGACGCGACGCTGCTGAAAATATGATAGAAGTTAAGCAACCAACTGATGATGCTGCTACTAAGATCAGCGTTGATGAGTTAGAAGCTTATATTACTGATAAGTTAGGATAA
- a CDS encoding PolC-type DNA polymerase III — protein sequence MTKKNDLFLKLLEQVDLPADFANNEILKKGEIENVDVYAKERKWEVHVFFATPLEFSTYQAFYQGLINNFNPFVNVELYVRSEDGNSQYLPDYWQFVIKNSDRLQPVVREFLLNQTPYLENEKWLIPTQNKVVNNMLTDEVLATLNEEFRDYGFFNIKFSTKIDEAGNDENLRSLEEQQTAHESAMKEIYKQNPPESKTKVSSSHNTRSFTKGKINKKAEFIQIKEIEDGTRNVLIEGQIFTTELKELKSGNAIWTGEITDYTDSISFKKFVNDKDEQDYLSSIKPGTWARLQGTAADDPYQHEVVFNIRNMELIEHQGRKEEYEGKQQRVELHLHTNMSQLDATNPPTDFIKTAKKFGQKAIAITDHADVQSFPEAYFAGKANDVKVLYGYEANMIDDHALLVLNPTDMDYRDREYVIFDVETTGLSSVYDTIIEIGAVKMKNGEVIDRFDKFINPHHPLSDTTINLTSITDEMVGAADDEAVVIKQFQDFYGDLPLCGHNVQFDVGFVNAALRRANLAEITQPVVDTLEVSRLLHPEQTRHTLDSLAKKYNVVLEHHHRANQDAEATGYLMFKLLDAFYDRFGEANLGKMNDYAQYGQVYKRAKPSHMTVLAVNPTGLKNMYKLISSASTTYFYRVPRTPISELRKYREGLLFGSGCAQGDVFIAMMQKGYDEAREKAKFYDFLEVQPPAAYQTLIDDELIKDEAELEEIISNIYKLGKELGKPVVATSDAHYVEPHQAIYRKILLAAQKSNPNRNKPLPDLHFYSTQEMLDAFAFLGEDIAKEIVIDNTNKIADQIEEIAPIKSGLYPPHIDNADEEMKKLTYDKAYELYGKPLPKIVKDRIDMELNSIISNGYAVIYLISQRLVAKSNKDGYLVGSRGSVGSSLVATMSGITEVNPLAPHYRCPECKYSEFFENGEYGSGYDLPDKDCPKCGTPLVKDGQDIPFATFLGFHGDKVPDIDLNFSGDYQPVAHNYIRVMFGPDNSYRAGTIATVADKTAFGYVKHYEDENELHLRNAELDRLAKGASGVKRTTGQHPAGIVVVPDDMDIYDFTPVQYPADDLDAAWLTTHFDFHSIHDNILKFDILGHDDPTMIRMLQDLSGIDPMTIPTDDPGVMALFSGTEVLNVTPEQIGSQTGTLGVPEFGTRFVRGMLEETKPTTFSELLQISGLSHGTDVWLGNAEELINNGTCELKNVIGCRDNIMTDLIHWGIKPEVAFSTMESVRHGKGISDEDMEVLKKNDKIPDWYIPSCLKIKYMFPKAHATAYILMALRIAWFKVYYPVIYYASYFTVRADLFDIVAMSHGKNTVKAAMKEIQDKGMDVSAKDKSLLTVLELANECIERGIKIKMVDVDQSEALDFKILDDHTILAPFNSVPGLGDNAAKQIVAARAEQKFLSKEDLATRGKVSQTIMEYFEENGVLEGMPDQNQLSLF from the coding sequence GTGACTAAAAAAAATGATCTTTTCTTAAAGTTATTAGAGCAAGTTGATTTGCCTGCAGATTTCGCAAATAACGAAATCTTGAAAAAAGGTGAAATTGAAAACGTGGATGTTTACGCCAAAGAGCGTAAGTGGGAAGTCCACGTTTTTTTTGCTACACCACTTGAATTTTCGACATATCAGGCATTTTATCAAGGCTTGATCAATAACTTTAATCCATTTGTGAATGTAGAATTGTATGTTCGGAGTGAAGATGGTAATAGTCAATATTTACCTGATTATTGGCAATTTGTCATCAAGAATTCTGATCGCTTACAACCAGTTGTGCGTGAATTTTTATTAAATCAAACACCTTATTTAGAAAATGAAAAGTGGTTAATCCCTACCCAAAATAAGGTCGTTAATAATATGTTGACTGATGAAGTTTTGGCAACTTTGAATGAAGAGTTCAGAGATTATGGCTTCTTTAACATAAAGTTCTCAACCAAAATTGATGAAGCAGGTAATGATGAAAATCTAAGAAGCTTAGAAGAGCAACAAACAGCTCATGAGTCTGCGATGAAGGAAATTTATAAGCAAAATCCTCCAGAATCTAAAACAAAGGTATCCTCTTCACATAACACTAGAAGCTTTACCAAAGGGAAAATAAATAAAAAAGCTGAATTTATTCAAATTAAAGAAATTGAAGATGGTACTCGTAACGTATTAATCGAAGGACAAATTTTTACTACAGAATTAAAAGAATTAAAATCAGGAAATGCTATTTGGACAGGTGAAATAACCGATTATACTGATTCGATAAGTTTTAAGAAGTTTGTTAATGATAAAGATGAGCAAGACTATTTAAGTTCAATTAAACCGGGAACTTGGGCGAGGTTGCAAGGAACCGCAGCTGATGATCCATACCAACATGAAGTTGTATTTAATATCAGAAATATGGAGTTGATTGAACACCAAGGGCGAAAAGAAGAATATGAAGGCAAACAACAGAGAGTTGAACTTCATCTTCATACAAATATGTCGCAACTTGATGCTACTAATCCACCTACTGACTTTATTAAAACAGCCAAAAAGTTTGGTCAAAAAGCTATCGCAATCACTGATCACGCTGATGTACAGTCCTTTCCAGAAGCTTATTTTGCTGGAAAGGCTAATGATGTAAAAGTTTTATATGGTTATGAAGCTAACATGATTGATGATCATGCACTTTTAGTTTTAAACCCAACTGATATGGATTATCGTGATCGTGAATATGTGATTTTTGATGTTGAAACTACTGGTTTATCTTCTGTTTACGATACAATTATCGAAATTGGTGCCGTAAAAATGAAGAATGGGGAAGTAATTGATCGCTTTGATAAATTTATTAACCCTCACCATCCTTTAAGCGATACTACAATTAATTTAACTTCAATTACTGATGAAATGGTTGGAGCAGCAGACGATGAGGCAGTTGTAATTAAACAATTCCAAGATTTTTATGGCGATTTACCTCTTTGTGGTCATAACGTTCAATTTGATGTTGGATTTGTTAATGCCGCACTTAGACGTGCTAATTTAGCGGAGATTACACAACCCGTTGTTGATACTCTGGAAGTTTCTCGTTTGCTTCATCCAGAACAAACCAGACACACCCTAGATTCTTTAGCTAAAAAATATAATGTTGTTCTTGAACATCACCACCGCGCAAATCAAGATGCAGAAGCCACAGGTTATTTGATGTTTAAACTCTTAGATGCATTTTACGATCGTTTTGGTGAAGCTAATTTGGGTAAAATGAATGACTATGCCCAATATGGTCAGGTATATAAGCGAGCTAAACCAAGTCACATGACGGTTTTAGCTGTGAACCCAACTGGCCTCAAGAATATGTATAAGCTCATTTCTAGTGCTTCAACAACCTACTTTTATCGTGTGCCTAGAACTCCCATCTCAGAATTGAGAAAATATCGAGAGGGCCTTCTCTTTGGTAGTGGTTGTGCCCAGGGTGATGTTTTTATAGCAATGATGCAAAAGGGCTATGATGAAGCCAGAGAAAAAGCTAAGTTTTATGACTTTCTTGAAGTGCAACCACCTGCAGCTTATCAAACTTTAATTGATGATGAACTAATAAAAGATGAGGCAGAATTAGAAGAAATTATTTCTAATATTTATAAGCTTGGTAAAGAACTGGGCAAGCCAGTTGTAGCTACCAGTGATGCTCACTATGTAGAACCACATCAGGCAATTTATCGTAAAATATTGCTAGCTGCCCAAAAGTCTAACCCTAATCGAAATAAACCATTACCAGATCTACATTTTTATTCCACTCAAGAAATGCTAGATGCCTTTGCTTTCTTAGGAGAAGATATTGCTAAAGAAATAGTAATCGATAATACTAATAAGATTGCTGATCAAATTGAAGAGATTGCTCCAATTAAGAGTGGCCTTTATCCACCTCATATTGATAATGCAGACGAAGAGATGAAGAAATTAACCTATGATAAGGCATACGAACTTTACGGCAAGCCTTTACCAAAAATCGTTAAAGATCGGATTGATATGGAGCTTAACTCGATTATTTCAAATGGATATGCGGTTATTTATTTGATTTCTCAAAGACTTGTGGCTAAATCGAATAAAGATGGATATTTGGTTGGTTCTCGTGGATCTGTTGGTTCAAGTCTAGTTGCAACAATGTCAGGAATTACAGAGGTTAATCCTTTGGCACCACACTATCGTTGTCCTGAATGTAAGTATTCTGAATTCTTTGAAAATGGAGAATACGGTTCTGGTTACGATTTACCTGATAAAGATTGTCCAAAATGTGGAACACCATTAGTAAAGGATGGACAAGATATTCCATTTGCTACTTTCTTAGGATTCCATGGTGATAAAGTTCCCGATATTGATTTGAACTTCTCAGGTGATTACCAACCAGTGGCTCATAATTATATCAGAGTGATGTTTGGTCCTGATAATTCTTATCGTGCTGGAACGATTGCTACAGTTGCAGATAAAACTGCTTTTGGTTATGTTAAACATTATGAAGATGAAAATGAGCTCCATCTTAGAAATGCAGAATTGGACCGTTTAGCAAAGGGTGCAAGTGGAGTAAAAAGAACTACTGGTCAGCACCCGGCAGGAATTGTTGTGGTACCTGATGATATGGATATTTATGATTTTACTCCAGTACAATATCCAGCTGATGATTTGGATGCTGCCTGGTTGACTACTCACTTTGATTTCCATTCAATCCATGACAATATTCTGAAGTTTGATATTCTTGGACATGATGATCCAACGATGATCAGAATGCTTCAAGATCTTTCTGGAATTGATCCGATGACAATCCCAACTGATGATCCTGGAGTAATGGCCTTGTTTTCTGGGACTGAGGTGTTAAATGTAACCCCAGAACAAATTGGGTCACAAACAGGGACATTAGGTGTACCAGAATTCGGAACTCGCTTTGTTAGAGGCATGCTTGAAGAAACAAAGCCGACAACTTTTTCTGAGTTATTACAAATTTCTGGTTTATCGCATGGAACTGATGTATGGTTAGGTAATGCTGAAGAGTTAATTAATAACGGTACTTGTGAATTGAAGAATGTAATTGGTTGTCGTGATAATATCATGACTGACTTAATTCACTGGGGTATCAAACCAGAAGTGGCTTTTTCAACGATGGAATCTGTTCGTCATGGTAAAGGTATTAGTGACGAAGATATGGAAGTCCTGAAGAAAAATGATAAAATCCCTGACTGGTATATTCCTTCTTGTTTAAAGATTAAATACATGTTCCCTAAGGCACATGCCACTGCTTACATTTTAATGGCACTTCGCATTGCTTGGTTTAAAGTTTATTATCCTGTGATTTACTATGCTTCATATTTTACAGTCAGAGCGGATCTATTTGATATAGTGGCTATGAGCCATGGTAAAAATACAGTAAAAGCAGCCATGAAAGAAATTCAAGATAAGGGTATGGACGTCTCTGCAAAAGATAAGTCCTTGTTAACTGTCTTGGAATTGGCCAATGAATGTATTGAACGTGGAATTAAGATAAAAATGGTTGATGTTGATCAATCCGAAGCACTTGATTTTAAAATTTTAGATGACCATACAATTTTGGCTCCCTTTAATTCAGTTCCAGGATTGGGTGATAATGCTGCTAAGCAAATTGTTGCAGCACGTGCGGAACAAAAATTTCTCTCTAAAGAAGATCTTGCAACGCGAGGAAAAGTTTCACAAACGATTATGGAATACTTTGAAGAAAATGGTGTTTTGGAAGGGATGCCTGATCAAAATCAGTTATCACTTTTCTAG
- the rimP gene encoding ribosome maturation factor RimP, translating to MSKVTEMVTKLVQPLAQARGDELVDVEYVKEKNQNYLRVYVDRRPDGIDIEEIADLSDIVSEKLDELDPDPFPDPYVLELSSPGLERPIKTRSDWEHAVGSYIHVGLYQKIDGNKVVEGFLKELSDEELILTVKDKTRTKEVKIPRDTVANARFAIEF from the coding sequence TTGTCAAAAGTTACTGAAATGGTTACTAAACTTGTTCAACCTTTAGCACAAGCACGAGGAGATGAACTTGTAGACGTAGAATACGTTAAAGAAAAGAACCAAAATTATCTTCGTGTTTATGTTGATCGTAGACCGGATGGGATAGATATTGAAGAGATTGCGGATCTTAGTGACATTGTTTCTGAAAAGCTAGATGAATTAGACCCAGATCCTTTTCCCGATCCTTATGTTTTAGAACTATCATCTCCAGGATTAGAACGTCCAATCAAAACTCGTTCTGATTGGGAACATGCAGTTGGGTCTTATATCCATGTGGGACTTTACCAAAAAATTGATGGCAATAAAGTAGTTGAAGGCTTCTTAAAAGAATTAAGTGATGAAGAATTAATCTTAACCGTAAAAGATAAAACTCGTACCAAAGAAGTAAAGATTCCTCGTGATACTGTAGCTAATGCCCGATTTGCGATCGAGTTTTAG